In a genomic window of Amycolatopsis japonica:
- a CDS encoding ATP-binding protein → MKPLRLSVRTKLTALYGGAFLIVGLALLIVNYLLVSSTLPDTAAFANGATAGAQIEVARAYPMDTTSILPAERAQATQLVATSITEYRSDVLSTLLWQSLVALAIAGGLAVLLGWLMASRVLRPLHAITSTARKLEVENLDRRIDLDGPDDELKELADTFDGMLDRLAVSFDSQKRFVANASHELRTPLAVQRTLVEVAMAAPDASPEVRKLGEHLIYTNERSERMIEGLLVLARSDRGLTARAPVRLDEVAATVIRSASAMAEEAGVTVESRLRPRTVSGDPVLLERLVTNLVHNAITYNRQGGWIHVDIGGDPALVVRNTGPQVPLDAVPALFEPFRRLSGDRTGDSRNAGLGLSIVRSIAKAHGGTAGAEPGGRGGGLVVRVRLP, encoded by the coding sequence GTGAAACCGCTCCGGCTCTCCGTCCGCACCAAGCTGACGGCGCTCTACGGCGGCGCGTTCCTGATCGTCGGGCTCGCCCTGCTCATCGTCAACTACCTGCTGGTGAGCTCGACCCTGCCGGATACGGCGGCGTTCGCGAACGGAGCGACCGCGGGCGCCCAGATCGAGGTCGCCAGGGCGTATCCGATGGACACGACGAGCATCCTCCCCGCCGAACGAGCCCAGGCCACGCAACTGGTCGCGACGTCGATCACCGAATACCGCTCGGACGTCCTTTCGACCCTGCTGTGGCAATCACTGGTGGCGTTGGCGATCGCCGGCGGCCTCGCGGTGCTGCTCGGCTGGCTGATGGCGAGCCGCGTACTGCGGCCGTTGCACGCGATCACTTCCACGGCACGGAAACTCGAGGTCGAAAACCTCGACCGGCGCATCGACCTCGACGGCCCCGACGACGAACTCAAGGAACTCGCGGACACCTTCGACGGCATGCTCGACCGGCTCGCCGTGTCCTTCGACAGCCAGAAACGCTTCGTCGCCAACGCTTCCCACGAACTGCGGACCCCGCTCGCGGTGCAGCGGACGCTGGTCGAGGTCGCGATGGCCGCCCCCGACGCGAGCCCCGAGGTCCGGAAACTCGGCGAACATCTGATCTACACCAACGAACGCAGCGAACGGATGATCGAAGGCCTGCTCGTGCTCGCCCGCAGCGACCGCGGCCTGACCGCGCGAGCCCCCGTGCGGCTGGACGAGGTCGCGGCGACGGTGATCCGGTCGGCGTCGGCCATGGCCGAGGAGGCGGGGGTCACGGTGGAGTCGCGGCTGCGGCCGCGGACGGTGTCCGGCGATCCCGTGCTGCTGGAACGGCTGGTCACGAACCTGGTGCACAACGCCATCACCTACAACCGCCAGGGCGGCTGGATCCACGTCGACATCGGCGGCGATCCGGCGCTGGTGGTGCGCAACACCGGCCCGCAGGTGCCGCTGGACGCCGTACCCGCCCTGTTCGAGCCGTTCCGCCGGCTTTCGGGCGACCGTACCGGCGACTCCCGCAACGCCGGGCTCGGCCTGTCGATCGTCCGGTCCATCGCGAAGGCGCACGGCGGGACCGCGGGCGCGGAACCGGGCGGCCGCGGCGGCGGACTGGTCGTCCGGGTGCGGCTGCCGTAG
- a CDS encoding alpha-L-fucosidase — translation MNRRKPLRALAALVIATTALGIAPAAEAAPLPSDHAYDDPFTADRTHWWRDDRFGQFIHFGTYSQLQGKYTRPDGSVCQDAEWIQRNCQIPRAEYEQIAAKFNPAGFDANAIAQSAKDAGQKYVVITSKHHEGYAMWPTKVNKFNLRDHSAFDKKRDILAELKRATAARDVKLGFYYSIWDWHDPDFPDPATFPKYKERMYAQLKELVDNYHPAVLWFDGEWSTDRPNNPWTERDGEELEAYVRSLDPSIVVNNRVGKRRVVDGDTGTPEQEIPDKPVDGQLWESCMTLNGSWGYTDWDHNWKSSADLTRKLLSIAGRSGNFLLNVGPDRNGRVPTESIDRLKQMGQWLRTNGQSAAVYGAGAPGLVAEPSWGVVSRRGDKLYASVFDWPASGGSLTLDALAPFRVREARVLGSRQRVRVEQSPGSVKLTPSGSRTNDIATVIELSVDPVPQAPVGRGTGLTAEYWPNADFTGTPTVRRVEPGVNHNWKFTGSPDAKIPAETFSSRWTGQVAARDTGKYTFTTVSDDTVRLWVDGKLLIDNTTPHGPSVDKATLDLVAGRSYAIRLEHTERGGEASMKLLWSSPNTPQQVIPARQLHPAG, via the coding sequence ATGAATCGCCGCAAGCCACTCCGGGCCCTGGCGGCCCTCGTCATCGCGACCACCGCACTGGGCATCGCGCCCGCCGCAGAAGCCGCGCCACTCCCGTCCGACCACGCCTACGACGACCCGTTCACCGCCGACCGGACGCACTGGTGGCGCGACGACCGCTTCGGCCAGTTCATCCACTTCGGCACGTACTCGCAGCTGCAGGGGAAGTACACCCGCCCTGATGGAAGCGTTTGCCAGGACGCCGAATGGATCCAACGGAACTGCCAGATCCCGCGCGCGGAATACGAGCAGATCGCCGCGAAGTTCAACCCCGCCGGCTTCGACGCGAACGCCATCGCGCAGTCGGCGAAGGACGCCGGGCAGAAGTACGTGGTGATCACGTCGAAGCATCACGAGGGCTACGCGATGTGGCCGACGAAGGTCAACAAGTTCAACCTCCGCGACCACTCGGCGTTCGACAAGAAGCGTGACATCCTCGCCGAACTGAAACGCGCGACGGCCGCGCGCGACGTCAAACTCGGCTTCTACTACTCGATCTGGGATTGGCACGACCCGGACTTCCCGGACCCCGCGACGTTCCCCAAGTACAAGGAGCGGATGTACGCCCAGCTCAAGGAACTCGTCGACAACTACCACCCGGCGGTGCTGTGGTTCGACGGCGAATGGAGCACCGACCGGCCCAACAACCCTTGGACGGAAAGGGACGGCGAGGAGCTGGAGGCTTACGTCCGCAGCCTCGATCCGTCCATTGTGGTCAACAACCGCGTCGGCAAACGGCGGGTGGTCGACGGCGACACGGGCACGCCGGAACAGGAGATCCCGGACAAGCCGGTCGACGGGCAGCTGTGGGAATCGTGCATGACCCTCAACGGCAGCTGGGGTTACACCGATTGGGACCACAACTGGAAGTCCTCGGCGGATCTGACCAGGAAACTGCTCTCGATCGCCGGCCGTAGCGGGAACTTCCTGCTCAACGTCGGCCCCGATCGCAACGGACGGGTGCCGACGGAATCCATCGACAGGCTGAAACAGATGGGCCAGTGGCTGCGGACCAACGGCCAGTCCGCGGCTGTCTACGGGGCAGGCGCGCCAGGTCTGGTCGCAGAACCGAGCTGGGGTGTCGTCAGCCGTCGCGGCGACAAGCTGTACGCGTCGGTGTTCGATTGGCCCGCTTCGGGCGGTTCTCTGACGCTCGACGCGTTGGCGCCTTTCCGCGTCCGCGAAGCGCGAGTGCTCGGCAGCCGTCAGCGCGTGCGGGTCGAGCAGTCACCCGGAAGCGTGAAGCTCACGCCGTCGGGCAGCCGGACGAACGACATCGCGACCGTCATCGAGCTGAGCGTCGATCCGGTGCCGCAGGCGCCTGTCGGACGCGGGACCGGGTTGACCGCCGAATACTGGCCGAACGCGGACTTCACCGGGACGCCGACGGTGCGGCGGGTCGAGCCGGGCGTGAACCACAACTGGAAGTTCACCGGCTCACCGGACGCGAAGATCCCGGCGGAGACCTTCTCGTCGCGCTGGACCGGGCAGGTCGCCGCGCGCGACACCGGGAAGTACACGTTCACCACGGTCTCGGACGACACCGTGCGGCTGTGGGTCGACGGGAAACTCCTGATCGACAACACCACACCCCACGGGCCCAGTGTCGACAAAGCGACTCTCGACCTGGTCGCCGGGCGGTCCTACGCGATCCGGCTCGAACACACCGAACGCGGCGGGGAGGCGTCGATGAAGCTGCTGTGGTCGAGCCCGAACACTCCGCAGCAGGTGATCCCGGCGCGTCAGTTGCACCCGGCCGGCTGA
- a CDS encoding glutamate-cysteine ligase family protein: MGKNLSADPSEPQDRGRYRRKVQRCLDTLARMLTDGSFSFPRKNIGLEVELNLVDAEMRPSMTNTTVLEALNDPSFTTELGQHNLELNVPPRPLAGESALQLEDDLNAYLGAASRKAEESGASLAMIGILPTLRHEHFDQKWLTNNARYSLLNDRIFAARGERTVLSMEGAPLPGRQPERLRSYSESILPEAACTSVQLHLQVAPEEFAAHWNAAQALAGVQVAVGANSPFLLGKALWHETRIPLFLQATDTRPEELKNQGVRPRVWFGERWITSIFDLFEENVRYFPGLLPETDREDPIEALDSGQAPKLTELRMHNGTVWRWNRPVYDVVDGLPHLRVENRVLPAGPTVVDMVANAAFFYGAQRALAEADRPVWTQMSFQAAEENMYAGARRGFDAQLYWPGIGWIPPDELVLRVLLPLAHEGLRRSDVSDEARERYLGIIEQRCLTRRTGAAWQREYVLRAEERGAERETALNRMLGRYLELSATETPVHTWPLEA; encoded by the coding sequence ATGGGTAAGAATCTTTCGGCGGACCCCTCCGAGCCGCAGGATCGCGGCCGATATCGCCGGAAGGTCCAGCGCTGCCTCGACACCTTGGCCCGCATGCTCACCGATGGAAGTTTTTCCTTCCCGCGCAAGAACATCGGACTCGAGGTCGAGCTGAACCTCGTCGACGCGGAGATGCGCCCGTCGATGACGAACACGACGGTCCTCGAGGCGCTGAACGACCCGTCGTTCACCACCGAGCTCGGCCAGCACAACCTGGAGCTCAACGTGCCGCCGCGGCCGCTGGCCGGCGAATCCGCGCTCCAGCTGGAGGACGACCTCAACGCGTATCTGGGCGCCGCGTCGCGCAAGGCCGAGGAATCCGGCGCCTCGCTGGCGATGATCGGCATCCTCCCGACGCTGCGGCACGAGCACTTCGACCAGAAGTGGCTCACCAACAACGCCCGTTATTCGTTGCTCAATGACCGGATCTTCGCCGCTCGTGGCGAGCGCACGGTCCTCTCGATGGAGGGCGCGCCGCTGCCGGGCAGGCAGCCCGAGCGGCTGCGCAGCTACTCCGAATCGATCCTCCCCGAGGCCGCGTGCACCTCCGTCCAGCTGCATCTGCAGGTCGCGCCGGAGGAGTTCGCGGCGCATTGGAACGCGGCGCAGGCGCTCGCGGGCGTCCAGGTCGCCGTCGGCGCGAATTCGCCGTTCCTGCTCGGCAAGGCGCTCTGGCACGAGACCCGGATCCCACTGTTCCTGCAGGCCACGGACACCCGGCCCGAAGAACTGAAGAACCAGGGCGTGCGGCCGAGGGTGTGGTTCGGCGAGCGATGGATCACGTCGATCTTCGACCTGTTCGAGGAGAACGTCCGGTACTTCCCCGGCCTCCTGCCCGAGACCGATCGCGAGGATCCGATCGAGGCGCTCGACTCCGGGCAGGCGCCGAAACTCACCGAGCTGCGGATGCACAACGGCACCGTCTGGCGCTGGAACCGGCCGGTGTACGACGTCGTCGACGGCCTTCCGCATCTGCGGGTGGAGAACCGCGTACTGCCCGCCGGCCCGACCGTCGTCGACATGGTCGCGAACGCCGCCTTCTTCTACGGCGCGCAGCGGGCCCTCGCCGAGGCCGACCGTCCAGTGTGGACACAGATGTCGTTCCAGGCCGCCGAGGAGAACATGTACGCGGGCGCGCGCCGGGGTTTCGACGCGCAGCTGTACTGGCCGGGTATCGGCTGGATCCCGCCGGACGAGCTCGTGCTGCGGGTCCTGCTGCCGCTGGCGCACGAGGGACTGCGCCGGTCGGACGTTTCGGACGAGGCGAGAGAGCGCTATCTCGGCATCATCGAGCAGCGGTGTCTCACCAGGCGGACCGGCGCGGCGTGGCAGCGGGAGTACGTCCTGCGCGCGGAGGAGCGCGGCGCCGAACGGGAGACCGCGCTGAACCGGATGCTGGGCCGGTATCTGGAGCTGTCCGCCACGGAGACGCCGGTGCACACCTGGCCACTGGAGGCTTAG
- a CDS encoding biliverdin-producing heme oxygenase produces MPVTTDVESGPFSATLRASTLPAHERANHSEYMNALLGGELTRDGYTRLAIQYYFIYQAIEQAADKLAKDPVAGKFVFEELRRLPSLERDLEHLVGPDWRETVRPLPSTERYARRVAEASDWSGGFVAHHYTRYLGDIAGGQVIRRLLERKYELDEAGSLFYHFDQLGSAPKFRDNYREQLNAAPWSEDERARLIEEAIVAFECNIAVFDELASELDEYRAA; encoded by the coding sequence ATGCCGGTGACCACCGACGTCGAATCCGGGCCGTTCTCCGCGACCCTGCGCGCCTCCACCCTGCCCGCCCACGAGCGGGCCAACCACTCCGAGTACATGAACGCGCTGCTCGGCGGCGAGCTCACGCGCGACGGGTACACGCGGCTGGCGATCCAGTACTACTTCATCTACCAGGCGATCGAGCAGGCCGCCGACAAGCTGGCGAAAGACCCGGTGGCGGGCAAATTCGTCTTCGAGGAGCTGCGGCGGCTGCCCAGCCTCGAACGCGACCTCGAACACCTCGTCGGCCCGGACTGGCGCGAGACCGTCCGGCCGCTGCCCTCGACGGAGCGTTACGCGCGGCGTGTGGCCGAGGCGTCGGACTGGTCCGGCGGATTCGTCGCCCACCACTACACGCGCTACCTCGGCGACATCGCCGGCGGTCAGGTCATCCGGCGGCTGCTGGAACGGAAGTACGAGCTCGACGAGGCGGGGTCGCTGTTCTACCACTTCGACCAGCTGGGCAGCGCTCCCAAGTTCCGGGACAACTACCGCGAACAGCTGAACGCGGCGCCGTGGAGCGAGGACGAACGCGCGCGGCTGATCGAAGAGGCCATCGTGGCCTTCGAGTGCAACATC
- a CDS encoding DUF2537 domain-containing protein → MELRIREGRAVLAGPGGESAREVDPHSLAIGSDLAQALHEWARVASAVGSSGTEAASVVSQRGRQLAQRVAATMGTSVRFVDPVSGDGVIIDPPAPAPRSELARRLFGTPDPAGEPTPWLTGLTVSAFVAAVVVVAMLALANTLARETNGWLALLASAVVTAGITPSLWLARRVPIVRWASFGAAAGIVIAWIGVLIVVF, encoded by the coding sequence ATGGAATTGCGGATCCGTGAGGGACGCGCGGTGCTGGCCGGGCCGGGCGGCGAAAGCGCGCGCGAGGTGGACCCGCATTCACTCGCGATCGGTTCGGATCTCGCCCAGGCGCTGCACGAATGGGCCAGGGTCGCCTCCGCCGTCGGCTCCTCCGGCACCGAAGCCGCTTCCGTGGTCTCCCAGCGAGGCCGCCAGCTCGCCCAGCGGGTCGCCGCCACGATGGGCACGTCGGTGCGGTTCGTCGACCCCGTGTCCGGCGACGGCGTCATCATCGACCCGCCCGCCCCCGCACCCCGCAGCGAACTCGCGCGGCGCCTCTTCGGCACCCCGGACCCGGCAGGGGAGCCGACACCGTGGCTGACCGGGCTGACGGTCTCGGCGTTCGTCGCGGCCGTGGTCGTCGTGGCGATGCTGGCCTTGGCGAACACCCTCGCGCGCGAGACCAACGGCTGGCTCGCGCTGCTCGCGTCCGCCGTCGTGACCGCCGGGATCACGCCGTCGCTGTGGCTCGCGCGGCGGGTGCCGATCGTGCGGTGGGCGTCGTTCGGCGCGGCCGCGGGGATCGTGATCGCGTGGATCGGCGTGCTGATCGTCGTTTTCTAG
- a CDS encoding TetR/AcrR family transcriptional regulator, translating to MPKIIGRSLEEHRREVRSRVFDVLRGQLYERGFDAITLAGVAAEAGLGRTAMYNHFPDKESLLVAFVEDEATRYVERLTAAVGKADTPVEKLSTFVRLQLRVLAEYHLPPGTALASALAPAAYRRISAHADPITGQLREILAEGVPDEDPDVLIPMITAALGSRQVVDVPPERLDDAIEGAVRFVLRAVGMSENP from the coding sequence GTGCCCAAGATCATCGGCCGCTCGCTGGAGGAGCACCGGCGCGAGGTCCGCAGCAGGGTGTTCGACGTCCTGCGCGGCCAGCTGTACGAGCGCGGGTTCGACGCGATCACGCTCGCCGGTGTCGCCGCTGAAGCGGGCCTCGGCCGGACGGCGATGTACAACCACTTCCCCGACAAGGAAAGCCTGCTGGTGGCCTTCGTCGAGGACGAGGCGACGCGGTACGTCGAACGGCTGACGGCAGCCGTCGGGAAGGCCGACACTCCGGTCGAGAAGCTTTCGACGTTCGTCCGGCTCCAGCTGCGGGTGCTCGCCGAGTACCACCTGCCACCGGGGACGGCGCTCGCGTCGGCGCTGGCGCCCGCCGCGTACCGGCGGATCAGCGCGCATGCCGACCCGATCACCGGCCAGCTGCGGGAGATCCTCGCGGAGGGGGTGCCGGACGAGGATCCGGACGTCCTGATCCCGATGATCACCGCCGCGCTCGGCAGCCGCCAGGTGGTCGACGTGCCACCCGAACGGCTGGACGACGCGATCGAGGGCGCCGTGCGCTTCGTGCTCAGAGCGGTCGGGATGTCGGAAAACCCGTGA
- a CDS encoding TrmH family RNA methyltransferase, with the protein MAELITIDDRDDPRLDDFRDLSTADRRPDRPGGRGFVIAEGTVVVERLLKSRYPVRSLLGVERRFHELGEALDAVDVPGYVTSAETMADVVGFHLNRGILAVADRPVPPPSVEDVIDGARVLAILEGVGDHENLGSLFRNAAALGVDGILLGAGCSDPLYRRSVRVSMGHVLRVPFATFGSWPGDLESLRDRGFRIAALTPRADSVSLRQLRDQTPGKVALMLGAEGPGLTDEAIAAADVAVRIPMPEGVDSLNVATAGAIAFYETRPPLS; encoded by the coding sequence GTGGCTGAACTGATCACCATCGACGACCGCGACGACCCGCGGCTCGACGATTTCCGCGACTTGTCCACAGCCGATCGGCGTCCCGATAGGCCGGGTGGGCGTGGCTTTGTGATCGCCGAAGGCACCGTCGTGGTCGAGCGGCTGCTCAAATCCCGTTATCCGGTTCGTTCCCTCCTCGGTGTGGAGCGGCGATTCCACGAATTGGGCGAAGCCCTGGACGCGGTCGACGTCCCCGGTTACGTGACTTCGGCCGAGACGATGGCCGACGTGGTCGGATTCCACCTGAACCGCGGGATCCTGGCCGTCGCCGACCGGCCGGTTCCGCCGCCGTCGGTCGAAGACGTCATCGACGGCGCACGGGTGCTCGCGATCCTCGAAGGCGTCGGTGACCACGAGAACCTCGGATCGTTGTTCCGCAACGCGGCCGCGCTCGGCGTCGACGGGATCCTGCTCGGCGCCGGCTGCTCGGACCCGCTGTACCGGCGCAGTGTCCGCGTCTCGATGGGGCACGTCCTGCGCGTCCCGTTCGCCACCTTCGGGTCCTGGCCCGGCGACCTGGAATCGCTGCGGGACCGCGGTTTCCGCATCGCGGCCCTGACTCCTCGTGCGGATTCCGTTTCGCTGCGCCAGTTACGGGACCAGACACCGGGGAAGGTCGCGTTGATGCTGGGCGCGGAGGGTCCCGGCCTGACCGACGAGGCCATCGCCGCCGCCGACGTCGCGGTGCGGATCCCGATGCCGGAAGGCGTCGATTCGCTGAATGTCGCGACGGCGGGCGCGATCGCGTTCTACGAGACGCGTCCACCGCTATCGTGA
- the sepH gene encoding septation protein SepH yields MRALRVVGLHEDGKSIVCEDPASRTRFLLPADERLRAAARGDITRLGQIEIELESQMRPREIQARIRAGESVEQVASSAGVTVQRVERFAYPVLLERSRTAELAQRAHPVREDGPDVQTLGEVVAHSFGQRGHDYSQATWDSWRGDDGKWVVVLSWKAGRSDNRAHWAFAPGAHGGTVQALDENAEVLLNPNAYRAPRTVRALEPGRDAVVQPTLDSVPDEPVAKVIDAPIAEPEEDAEPPLPADEPEEVAEPAPRAKGKKNHPIVPSWEDVLLGVRSQRG; encoded by the coding sequence ATGCGAGCGCTACGGGTGGTCGGGCTGCACGAGGACGGTAAGTCCATCGTGTGCGAAGACCCGGCGAGCCGCACGCGCTTCCTGCTCCCCGCGGATGAGAGGCTGCGAGCGGCGGCGAGGGGTGACATCACCCGCCTCGGCCAGATCGAAATCGAGTTGGAGAGCCAAATGCGGCCACGCGAGATCCAGGCACGAATCCGGGCCGGTGAGTCCGTGGAGCAGGTCGCGAGCAGCGCCGGCGTCACCGTGCAGCGCGTCGAGCGGTTCGCGTACCCCGTCCTGCTCGAACGATCCCGCACCGCCGAACTGGCCCAGCGGGCGCATCCGGTCCGCGAGGACGGCCCCGACGTCCAGACCCTCGGCGAGGTCGTCGCGCACTCCTTCGGGCAGCGCGGTCACGACTACAGCCAGGCGACCTGGGACTCCTGGCGAGGCGACGACGGCAAGTGGGTCGTCGTGCTCAGCTGGAAGGCCGGCCGTTCGGACAACCGCGCGCACTGGGCGTTCGCACCCGGCGCGCACGGCGGCACCGTGCAGGCCCTCGACGAGAACGCCGAAGTCCTGCTCAACCCCAACGCCTACCGTGCCCCGCGCACGGTACGGGCACTCGAGCCCGGCCGGGACGCGGTCGTCCAGCCGACTCTCGATTCGGTCCCGGACGAGCCGGTCGCGAAGGTGATCGACGCGCCGATAGCCGAGCCCGAAGAAGATGCCGAGCCACCACTTCCGGCTGACGAGCCGGAGGAAGTGGCCGAACCCGCTCCACGGGCGAAGGGGAAGAAGAACCACCCCATCGTTCCATCCTGGGAAGACGTCCTCCTGGGCGTCCGATCGCAACGAGGTTGA
- a CDS encoding response regulator transcription factor gives MRVLVVEDERLLADTIAEGLRRFSMAVDVCYDGAQALDRVGVHGYDVVVLDRDLPVVHGDEVCAAVIGTGGEARVLMLTAAADVNDRVAGLGLGADDYLTKPFAFAELVARVQALSRRARPALPPVLERGGVVLDLPRHQASRDGRFLPLSPKEFAVLEVLMRAEGTVVSVEELLEKAWDEHADPFTNAVRVAMMTLRRKLGEPPLIETVPGAGYRFGS, from the coding sequence GTGAGAGTGCTGGTGGTGGAAGACGAGCGGCTCCTGGCGGACACGATCGCCGAGGGCCTGCGACGGTTCTCCATGGCCGTCGACGTCTGCTACGACGGCGCGCAGGCCCTGGACCGGGTGGGGGTGCACGGCTACGACGTCGTCGTGCTCGACAGGGACCTCCCCGTCGTGCACGGCGACGAAGTCTGCGCCGCGGTGATCGGGACCGGCGGCGAGGCCCGGGTCCTCATGCTGACGGCCGCGGCCGACGTCAACGACCGGGTCGCCGGGCTGGGCCTCGGCGCCGACGACTACCTGACGAAACCGTTCGCGTTCGCCGAACTCGTCGCCAGGGTGCAGGCGCTCTCGCGGCGCGCGCGGCCGGCGTTGCCACCGGTGCTGGAACGCGGCGGCGTCGTCCTCGACCTGCCCCGGCACCAGGCGTCCCGCGACGGCCGGTTCCTTCCCTTGTCCCCCAAGGAATTCGCCGTCTTGGAGGTGCTCATGCGCGCCGAAGGGACCGTGGTCAGCGTGGAAGAACTGCTGGAGAAGGCGTGGGACGAACACGCCGACCCGTTCACGAACGCCGTCCGCGTGGCGATGATGACGTTGCGGCGCAAACTCGGCGAACCGCCGCTGATCGAGACCGTGCCCGGCGCGGGTTACCGGTTCGGGTCGTGA
- a CDS encoding MmcQ/YjbR family DNA-binding protein: protein MAGDPLDSLRRLCLALPETSERLSHGEPTWFVRGKKTFVMYADRHHDDKVAFWCPAPPGAQEELVGAEPERFFRPPYVGHRGWLGVRLDTDVDWAEIGQIVTDAYCLVAPKSLIAQVPGRT, encoded by the coding sequence ATGGCCGGAGATCCGCTCGATTCACTCAGACGGCTCTGTCTCGCGCTGCCGGAAACCTCCGAGCGGCTCAGTCACGGCGAGCCGACCTGGTTCGTACGCGGCAAGAAGACGTTCGTCATGTACGCGGACCGTCATCACGACGACAAGGTCGCCTTCTGGTGCCCGGCGCCGCCCGGGGCGCAGGAGGAGCTGGTGGGCGCCGAGCCGGAGCGGTTCTTCCGGCCGCCGTATGTCGGCCACCGGGGGTGGCTCGGGGTGCGGCTGGACACCGACGTCGACTGGGCCGAGATCGGACAGATCGTCACCGACGCGTATTGCCTCGTGGCGCCGAAATCCCTGATCGCGCAGGTCCCCGGACGCACGTAA
- a CDS encoding peptidoglycan-binding protein — protein sequence MSEHEGPGGARRSRRARWFIIAAVLVVVVGTMSVVVLTRVTSEAQQVGQAPPPVETAKVEKTDLQEEEEANGKLGYGEESSLAGRKQGTITSLPDAGAVLTRGKAVYGVDAKPVPLFYGTLPFFRDLADGAADGPDVKQLEENLKALGFGGFGTPDKKFTSATAAAIKKWQKSLGLEQTGAFGQGDVVLAPGEIRVSQVAAQLGGPGGGELLKYTGTERLVEVKLDAAKQAIAKAGDKVGVDITGGKTTTGVITDVGKVAENGKDGAGQDDGKPKIKVKIKLDDPAAAGSLDSTPVSVRFTKEVHSGVLAVPVGALLALAEGGYAVEVDEGGKRRLIAVKTGLFSGGRVEVTGTGLAAGMRVVTTS from the coding sequence ATGAGCGAACACGAAGGACCCGGCGGCGCACGGCGGTCGCGCCGGGCACGCTGGTTCATCATCGCGGCGGTCCTCGTCGTCGTGGTCGGGACGATGTCCGTGGTCGTGCTGACCAGGGTCACCTCCGAGGCCCAGCAGGTCGGGCAGGCGCCGCCGCCGGTCGAGACCGCGAAGGTCGAGAAGACCGACCTGCAGGAGGAAGAGGAAGCGAACGGGAAACTGGGCTACGGCGAGGAAAGCTCCCTCGCCGGCCGGAAACAGGGCACGATCACGTCCCTGCCGGACGCGGGCGCGGTGCTCACCCGCGGCAAGGCCGTGTACGGCGTCGACGCCAAACCCGTCCCGCTGTTCTACGGCACGCTGCCGTTCTTCCGCGACCTCGCCGACGGGGCCGCTGACGGCCCGGACGTCAAGCAGCTGGAAGAGAACCTGAAGGCGCTCGGTTTCGGCGGTTTCGGCACGCCCGACAAGAAGTTCACCTCCGCGACCGCCGCCGCGATCAAGAAATGGCAGAAGTCGCTGGGCTTGGAGCAGACCGGCGCGTTCGGGCAGGGCGACGTCGTCCTTGCGCCGGGTGAGATCCGGGTTTCGCAGGTCGCCGCGCAACTCGGCGGCCCCGGCGGCGGCGAACTGCTGAAGTACACCGGCACCGAGCGTCTCGTCGAGGTCAAACTCGACGCCGCCAAGCAGGCCATCGCCAAGGCGGGGGACAAGGTCGGGGTCGACATCACCGGCGGCAAGACCACGACCGGCGTGATCACCGACGTCGGCAAGGTCGCGGAGAACGGCAAGGACGGTGCCGGGCAGGACGACGGCAAGCCGAAGATCAAGGTGAAGATCAAACTGGACGATCCGGCCGCGGCGGGATCGCTCGATTCGACACCGGTGTCCGTGCGGTTCACCAAGGAAGTCCACAGTGGAGTGTTGGCGGTCCCGGTCGGGGCGCTGCTCGCGCTCGCCGAGGGTGGATACGCCGTCGAGGTCGACGAAGGCGGCAAGCGTCGTCTCATCGCGGTGAAGACCGGTTTGTTCTCAGGCGGACGCGTCGAGGTCACCGGCACCGGCCTCGCCGCCGGGATGCGGGTGGTGACGACGTCATGA